A single region of the Mugil cephalus isolate CIBA_MC_2020 chromosome 4, CIBA_Mcephalus_1.1, whole genome shotgun sequence genome encodes:
- the ddx51 gene encoding ATP-dependent RNA helicase DDX51 encodes MSLFVVSRYLGEEEDGNISKESRSQALLAKLQQKAKEKQRQSLSKQIEQLHKEQIEEQDVKKKRKAAEDSSQERQRRKKRKSEDASSCGSDSDNHDEPAEVTKKKKKDLNEKQKKKKDKSAQDVSDSPVSGRDEPEDAQGQEEAETENDSSKESSEKTSAPTGFTVLGGFESKPVKKVNRVLPQWLAEPDVIHRDIKSNLVPISEVAGLSAHLQKKLQNNGIQHLFPVQAEVIPAILESAQQGLLIGRGGYKPRDICVSAPTGSGKTLSFVIPVVQVLMERVVCEVRALAVLPTKELAQQVYKVFRSYAEGTALKVVMLAGQKSFAAEQASLSEHRGGVRRSTADVVVATPGRLVDHINKNSGLCLEHLRFLIIDEADRMIDSMHQSWLSQVVKAVYGSGSGPEGGAVFRRTEPAHITAASLSPPQMPLQKLLFSATLTQNPEKLQQLGLYQPRLFSSIHGHSSGDNAPTQKQDRFDFPEGLTEYYVPCTLSNKPLLILHFILRMKLSPVLCFTNSREAAHRLYLLVQLFGGIQAAEFSSRLSPGERKRTLKEFEQGKIQLLISTDAAARGIDINGVKCVVNYDAPQYIRTYIHRVGRTARAGKAGLAFTFLLRVQEKNFLPMVLEAGSPGIERQVVKSENLRSLEERYEHTLQKLADVIKDEKVK; translated from the exons ATGTCTCTTTTCGTTGTGAGCAG GTACCTcggagaagaggaagatggaaaCATCTCAAAGGAGTCCCGATCTCAGGCGTTATTGGCTAAACTGCAGCAGAAGgcgaaagagaagcagagacagAGTTTGTCAAAGCAGATAGAGCAACTGCACAAGGAACAGATAGAAGAGCAGgatgtcaaaaagaaaagaaaagcagctgagGACAGTAGTCAAGAGCGGCAGCGCCGCAAAAAGAGGAAATCAGAAGACGCTTCTTCGTGTGGTTCAGACTCTGATAACCATGATGAGCCTGCCGAAGttacgaagaagaagaagaaggatctaaatgagaaacagaagaagaagaaggataaGTCAG CTCAAGATGTTTCAGATTCTCCTGTAAGTGGAAGAGATGAACCAGAGGATGCACAGGgacaagaggaggcagagacagaaaatgactCTTCAAAAGAAAGCTCGGAGAAGACGTCTGCTCCCACTGGATTCACAGTTCTGGGAGGATTTGAGAGCAAACCGGTCAAAAAG GTGAACAGAGTCCTGCCTCAGTGGCTCGCTGAGCCTGATGTGATTCACAGAGATATTAAAAGTAACCTGGTCCCCATCTCTGAAGTGGCAGGGCTTTCTGCTCATCTCCAGAAAAAACTACAGAATAATGGAATCCAACACTTGTTTCCAG TGCAAGCGGAGGTCATCCCCGCCATCTTGGAGAGCGCACAGCAGGGACTGCTGATTGGACGAGGCGGCTACAAGCCCAGAGACATCTGTGTGTCTGCGCCGACAGGCAGTGGAAAGACTCTTTCATTTGTCATACCCGTCGTACAG GTGCTGATGGAGCGGGTTGTCTGTGAAGTCCGGGCTCTGGCTGTGTTGCCGACTAAAGAGCTTGCTCAGCAG GTTTATAAAGTGTTCAGGTCGTACGCTGAGGGCACCGCTCTGAAAGTGGTGATGCTGGCAGGTCAGAAGAGCTTTGCTGCAGAGCAGGCTTCACTCTCAGAGCACAG AGGGGGAGTGAGACGCAGTACAGCAGACGTCGTCGTGGCGACTCCAGGTCGACTGGTTGATCACATCAACAAGAATTCAGGTTTATGTCTGGAACATCTCCGGTTTCTC ATCATTGACGAGGCCGACAGGATGATTGACAGCATGCACCAGTCCTGGCTCAGTCAGGTGGTGAAGGCGGTGTATGGATCAGGAAGTGGTCCAGAGGGGGGGGCCGTCTTTAGGAGGACGGAGCCGGCGCACATCACAGCAGCCAG TCTGTCTCCACCTCAGATGCCGCTGCAGAAGCTGCTGTTTTCTGCCACGCTCACGCAGAACccggagaagctgcagcagctgggcCTCTACCAGCCCCGACTCTTCAGCTCCATCCACGGTCACTCCAGCGGCGACAACGCTCCGACTCAGAAACAAGACCGCTTCGACTTCCCTGAGGGTCTGACG gagTATTATGTGCCCTGTACACTGAGCAACAAacccctcctcatcctccacttCATCCTGCGAATGAAACTCAGTCCCGTCCTCTGTTTCACCAACTCCAGGGAGGCTGCACACAG ACTTTACCTCCTGGTGCAGCTGTTTGGTGGAATTCAGGCTGCCGAGTTCTCGTCTCGACTGTCTCCTggtgagaggaagaggacgcTGAAGGAGTTTGAGCAGGGAAAGATCCAGTT GTTGATCAGCACGGATGCAGCTGCCAGAGGCATCGACATCAACGGGGTCAAATGTGTTGTCAATTATGATGCACCACAGTACATCAGGACGTACATTCACAG AGTTGGAAGAACAGCACGAGCAGGAAAAGCCGGTTTGGCCTTCACCTTTCTGCTGAGAGTACAG GAGAAGAATTTCCTTCCGATGGTTTTGGAAGCAGGAAGCCCCGGAATAGAAAGGCAGGTGGTCAAATCAGAGAACCTGAGAAGTCTGGAGGAGCGGTACGAACACACGCTGCAAAAGCTGGCTGATGTTATCAAG GATGAAAAAGTCAAATAG